In a genomic window of Euwallacea similis isolate ESF13 unplaced genomic scaffold, ESF131.1 scaffold_65, whole genome shotgun sequence:
- the LOC136419066 gene encoding uncharacterized protein translates to MANPGPTESSNNATMVDRVAVKPPPFWSRNPELWFCQLESQFQLAGVTADSTKFHHVVSALNCEVIEQVGDLLRNPPAGDMFLAIKDRLITLFSESEEQKYKKLVSHTSLGDRKPSHLLNEMAGLGGTSVSKRLLKSMWLQQLPNQIQSILASSNDPLEQLATRADQIAEILQPSVYQIQQQPETPNSPTLAESLRRLTLEVKEIKEKIPLLTPRGRSQSRRSSGSTGQRRSRSSSRRQQDSGTCWYHQRFKEKATRCLLPCNFNAEN, encoded by the coding sequence ATGGCAAATCCAGGCCCGACAGAGAGTAGCAACAACGCCACAATGGTAGACAGAGTAGCAGTTAAGCCTCCTCCATTCTGGAGCAGAAACCCCGAACTTTGGTTTTGCCAACTGGAATCACAGTTCCAACTGGCTGGAGTTACAGCAGACTCTACCAAGTTCCACCACGTGGTCAGTGCTCTTAACTGTGAGGTCATCGAGCAGGTAGGGGACTTATTACGTAACCCCCCAGCTGGGGACATGTTCCTAGCGATAAAAGACAGGCTCATCACATTGTTCTCTGAGTCTGAAGaacagaaatacaaaaaactagTCTCACACACATCACTGGGGGACAGGAAGCCGTCACATTTGTTGAATGAAATGGCAGGATTGGGCGGTACCTCGGTGTCGAAACGGCTACTCAAATCAATGTGGCTACAGCAGCTCCCGAATCAGATCCAGTCAATTCTGGCTAGCAGCAATGACCCACTGGAGCAGCTGGCAACGAGGGCAGATCAAATCGCTGAGATCCTACAGCCTAGTGTGTACCAGATCCAGCAACAGCCTGAAACCCCTAACTCGCCAACCTTAGCTGAAAGTTTGCGTCGGCTTACCTTGGAGGTgaaggaaataaaagaaaaaatcccaCTTCTGACACCACGGGGAAGATCACAGAGTCGGAGAAGCTCAGGCTCAACAGGCCAAAGAAGGTCAAGATCGTCAAGCCGGAGACAGCAAGACTCAGGGACATGCTGGTATCACCAACGATTCAAGGAGAAGGCCACCAGGTGCTTACTGCCTTGCAATTTCAATGCGGAAAACTAG